A genomic window from Silene latifolia isolate original U9 population chromosome Y, ASM4854445v1, whole genome shotgun sequence includes:
- the LOC141629256 gene encoding uncharacterized protein LOC141629256, translating to MGYYFEDEYNISSCDVKTKRTIKTFEDMLRACVIEFCGSWEDTLDLIEFSYNNSYHTSIGMAPFEALYGRRCRCPICWDDSAEAVIVRLEMFQEMIEQVKLIRQKMKAAQDLQKSYAD from the coding sequence ATGGggtactactttgaagatgagtacaacatttcatcctgcgacgtaAAAACAAAACGAACCATAAAGACCttcgaggacatgttgagggcttgtgtgatTGAATTTTGTGGTAGCTGGGAAGATACactggatttgattgagttttcatataatAACAGCTATCATACTAGTATTGGAATGGCACCTTTCGAGGCTTTATATGGACGGAGGTGTAGGTGTCCtatttgttgggatgacagtgcGGAGGCAGTGATTGTAAGACTAGAAATGTTCCAGGAGATGATTGAACAAGTGAAGTTGATTAGGCAAAAGATGAAGGCGGCCCAGGATctacaaaagagttatgcagattaa